TCATAAGTTCCTTTAATGTTTTGCATCATTAGTAGCTCCTTTTATATTGGCATAGTTTAGAAAATAAAAAAACGCGCAGGACCTCTTGGTCCTGCGCGTGATCTATGCCGCAGGGAGGCCAACGCGAGTAGCGTTAGCCTCCCTGAAAAAATTCAGGAGTGCTAACGCTGTTTGTGATAATAATGAAGTTGATTCAGCATGATTGTATTTGTATTCATCAGAACCAATTCCCTTCGAAATTTTGATTACTGCCGATTATAGCGGATCATTTGGAGTCATGCAAGTAACAATTTATAATAGCTTCGATTTCTTGTGGGCGAAAAGACCAGTTATCAGCTATAATAGGGCTTCGATATTCCTTAAGGAAAGGGAGTTTTTCTACGATGAATGAATCTTTAATTATAGCTCGGACCGAAGATTTTGTTAAAGAACAACTTGGACAAGACACTACGGGTCATGACTGGTGGCATTCCGATAGAGTGCGCAACACCGCCGCTGAAATTGCCAAGATCGAGAGCGCAGATGTATTTGTCTGCACGATGGCCGCCTTGCTGCATGATGTTGCTGACGAGAAGCTTAATCCGTCTAAAGAAGAAGGTTTGCTTAAAGTGCGTACTTGGCTTTCTTCAAACCTTACAGATGAGGAACAAATTAATCATATTATGATGATTATTGAGACGATGTCCTTTAGTGGTGGCGGTGGAGAACCGATGCAGACGCTTGAAGGCCAAGTGGTCCAAGATGCCGATCGACTTGATGCGCTTGGTGCGATTGGCATTGCCAGAACCTTTATTTTCTCAGGGGCGAAAGGTCGTCCAGCTTATGATCCGGGAGTGTCTCCAAGAGAGGAATCGCTTCAAAAGGAGTACAGGGATTACAGCAAAGGAACGGCTATCAATCATTTTTATGAGAAGTTATTAAAGTTAAAATTCCTGATGAATACAGCCTATGGACGCAAGTTAGCAGAAGAACGGCATGATTTCATGCTTAATTTTCTGGACCAGTTCTATAAGGAATGGAATCAAGGGAGCCAATAGCTGTTATAATGATAAGTATGCACAAGATGAAGGATCGCGGAGTTTCCGCTTTAACCAGAACAATCGGCATAGAAGAGGTTGAACGATGAGTGAATTGCAATTTAGAGATTATGAGTTAAACGAAGACATTATTAAAGCGCTGGATGTCCTAAAATATGAGACGCCAACAGAAGTTCAAAGCAAAGTGATCCCTGTAGCTCTTCAGCAAAAGGATCTGATCGTTAAATCGCAAACGGGTAGTGGAAAGACGGCAGCTTACGGAATCCCGGTCTGTGATTTGGTGGATTGGGTGGAGAATAAGCCGCAGGCTTTGATTCTAACGCCTACTCGGGAGCTTGCCATGCAAGTGAAAGAGGATATCACCAACATTGGACGATTTAAACGGGTTAAGGCCGTGGCTCTTTTTGGTAAGCAGCCTTTTGCTCCACAAAAAATTGAACTTACCCAAAAAACACATGTTGTCGTAGGGACGCCTGGACGTGTGTTCGACCATATTGAAAGAGGTACGCTTCCGCTAAATCGGATCAAGTATTTGATCATCGACGAAGCAGACGAAATGCTGAGCATGGGGTTCATTGAGCAGATCGAAAAGATCATCAAGCAGCTGCCCCAAGAACGAGTGACTTGTGTTTTCTCCGCTACATTACCGGAAGTGATTAAGAATTTGTGCCGGAAATATATGAGCGATCCAACGGAAATTGAGATTCAAGCAAGTGGAATTACAACCGCTACAATTGAACATGCGTTGATCGAAGTGAGACAAGCTGCCAAATTCTCGCTGTTGAGCGATATTATTACGGTGGAGAATCCGGACAGCTGTATTATCTTTTGCCGTACACAAGAACAGGTGAATGCGGTATTTAGAGGGTTGGCTGATCTGGAATATCCTTGTGATAAGATCCACGGGGGGATGGAGCAGGACGAGCGTTTTGAG
This Paenibacillus sp. FSL R5-0345 DNA region includes the following protein-coding sequences:
- a CDS encoding DEAD/DEAH box helicase; the encoded protein is MSELQFRDYELNEDIIKALDVLKYETPTEVQSKVIPVALQQKDLIVKSQTGSGKTAAYGIPVCDLVDWVENKPQALILTPTRELAMQVKEDITNIGRFKRVKAVALFGKQPFAPQKIELTQKTHVVVGTPGRVFDHIERGTLPLNRIKYLIIDEADEMLSMGFIEQIEKIIKQLPQERVTCVFSATLPEVIKNLCRKYMSDPTEIEIQASGITTATIEHALIEVRQAAKFSLLSDIITVENPDSCIIFCRTQEQVNAVFRGLADLEYPCDKIHGGMEQDERFEVMNAFKRGQFRYLIATDVAARGIDIENITHVINYDIPLEKESYVHRTGRTARAGKTGKAITFVTPNEQKWVKEIEGYIGFSLPPMKAPSDDAVAYAKEAFEQKINKQPVRKKDKSESLNKEIMKLYFNGGKKKKLRAVDFVGTIAKLEGISAEDIGIISIQDNVTYVDILNGKGAMVLQAMRETTVKGKQLKVHIAKK
- a CDS encoding HD domain-containing protein, with protein sequence MNESLIIARTEDFVKEQLGQDTTGHDWWHSDRVRNTAAEIAKIESADVFVCTMAALLHDVADEKLNPSKEEGLLKVRTWLSSNLTDEEQINHIMMIIETMSFSGGGGEPMQTLEGQVVQDADRLDALGAIGIARTFIFSGAKGRPAYDPGVSPREESLQKEYRDYSKGTAINHFYEKLLKLKFLMNTAYGRKLAEERHDFMLNFLDQFYKEWNQGSQ